In one window of Cololabis saira isolate AMF1-May2022 chromosome 23, fColSai1.1, whole genome shotgun sequence DNA:
- the calua gene encoding calumenin-A: MIRPALALAVLCIVSGGSSKPTERKTRVQEDPPLSQLQHDDDTNFEYDHEAFLGQDDAKAFEQLAPEESKRRLSIIVDKMDGDGDGWVSEAEITAWIRRAQKKHVSDSVERQWADFDLDQDGRVTWAEYRNVTYGSYLDDPADSEYNYTQMMTRDERRFRAADADRDLIADKQEFAAFLHPEDHEHMRDIVVQETMEDIDKNGDGFIDLQEYIGDMFQPEDGEEEPEWVATERQQFAEFRDKNGDGKMDKEETLDWILPSDYDHAEAESKHLLFESDTDKDGKLSKQEILDKYDLFVGSQVTDFGEALLRHDEF, translated from the exons ATGATCCGTCCGGCGCTGGCGCTGGCCGTCCTCTGCATCGTGTCTGGCGGCAGCAGCAAGCCCACGGAGAGGAAGACCCGGGTCCAGGAGGACCCGCCGCTGAGCCAGCTGCAGCACGACGACGACACGAACTTCGAGTACGACCACGAGGCCTTCCTGGGCCAGGACGACGCCAAGGCCTTCGAGCAGCTGGCGCCGGAGGAGAGCAAGAGGAGACTCAG CATCATCGTGGATAAAATGGACGGCGACGGCGACGGCTGGGTGTCGGAGGCCGAGATCACAGCTTGGATCCGTCGGGCCCAGAAGAAGCACGTGTCCGATAGCGTGGAGCGGCAGTGGGCCGACTTCGACCTGGACCAGGACGGCCGGGTCACCTGGGCCGAGTACCGCAACGTGACGTACGGCAGCTACCTGG ACGACCCGGCGGACTCGGAGTACAACTACACCCAGATGATGACCCGGGACGAGCGCCGGTTCCGGGCCGCCGACGCCGACCGGGACCTGATCGCCGACAAGCAGGAGTTCGCTGCGTTCCTGCACCCGGAGGACCACGAGCACATGAGGGACATCGTGGTGCAG GAGACGATGGAGGACATCGACAAGAACGGGGACGGATTCATCGACCTGCAGGAATATATTG GAGACATGTTCCAGCCGGAGGACGGGGAGGAGGAGCCCGAGTGGGTCGCCACGGAGCGCCAGCAGTTCGCAGAGTTCCGGGACAAGAACGGCGACGGCAAGATGGACAAGGAGGAGACGCTGGACTGGATCCTGCCGTCGGACTACGACCACGCCGAGGCCGAGTCCAAGCACCTGCTGTTCGAGTCGGACACCGACAAG GACGGGAAGCTGAGCAAGCAGGAGATCCTGGACAAGTACGACCTGTTCGTGGGGAGTCAGGTGACCGACTTCGGCGAGGCTTTACTACGGCACGACGAGTTCTAG